In a single window of the Bos taurus isolate L1 Dominette 01449 registration number 42190680 breed Hereford chromosome 23, ARS-UCD2.0, whole genome shotgun sequence genome:
- the TEAD3 gene encoding transcriptional enhancer factor TEF-5 isoform X1, with amino-acid sequence MYGRNELIARYIKLRTGKTRTRKQVSSHIQVLARKKVREYQVGIKVSSHLQVLARRKSREIQSKLKAMNLDQVSKDKALQSMASMSSAQIVSASVLQNKFSPPSPLPQAVFSASSRFWSSPPLLGQQPGPSQDIKPFAQPTYPVQPPLPPTLSNYEPLAPLPSAAASVPVWQDRTIASSRLRLLEYSAFMEVQRDPDTYSKHLFVHIGQTNPAFSDPPLEAVDVRQIYDKFPEKKGGLKELYEKGPPNAFFLVKFWADLNSTIQEGPGAFYGVSSQYSSADSMTISVSTKVCSFGKQVVEKVETEYARLENGRFVYRIHRSPMCEYMINFIHKLKHLPEKYMMNSVLENFTVLQVVTSRDSQETLLVIAFVFEVSTSEHGAQHHVYKLVKD; translated from the exons ATGTATG GTCGAAATGAGTTGATCGCACGCTATATTAAATTGAGGACGGGAAAGACTAGGACGAGAAAACAG GTGTCCAGCCACATACAGGTTCTAGCTCGGAAGAAGGTGCGGGAGTACCAGGTTGGCATCAAG GTCTCTAGCCACTTGCAGGTTCTAGCCAGGCGGAAGTCTCGGGAGATTCAGTCCAAGCTGAAG GCCATGAACCTG GACCAGGTCTCCAAGGACAAAGCCCTCCAGAGCATGGCGTCCATGTCCTCTGCCCAGATCGTCTCTGCCAGCGTCCTACAGAACAAGTTcagcccaccctctcctctgcccCAGGCCGTCTTCTCGGCTTCCTCACGG TTTTGGAGCAGCCCCCCTCTCCTGGGACAGCAGCCTGGACCCTCTCAGGA CATCAAGCCCTTTGCACAGCCAACTTACCCTGTCCAGCCGCCCCTGCCGCCAACGCTCAGCA ATTACGAGCCCCTGGCCCCGCTCCCCTCAGCTGCTGCCTCTGTGCCCGTGTGGCAGGACCGCACCATCGCCTCCTCCCGGCTGCGGCTCCTCGAATATTCCGCCTTCATGGAGGTGCAGCGAGACCCTGACACG TACAGCAAACACCTGTTTGTGCACATCGGCCAGACGAACCCCGCCTTCTCAGACCCGCCCCTGGAGGCAGTGGATGTGCGTCAGATATACGACAAGTTCCCCGAGAAGAAGGGTGGCCTGAAGGAGCTCTATGAGAAGGGGCCCCCCAACGCCTTCTTCCTCGTCAAGTTCTGG GCCGACCTCAACAGCACCATCCAGGAGGGCCCAGGCGCCTTCTATGGGGTCAGCTCCCAGTACAGCTCGGCTGATAGCATGACCATCAGCGTCTCCACCAAGGTGTGCTCCTTTGGCAAGCAGGTAGTGGAGAAGGTAGAG ACTGAGTATGCCAGGCTGGAAAACGGGCGCTTTGTGTACCGCATCCACCGCTCGCCCATGTGTGAGTACATGATCAACTTTATCCACAAGCTCAAGCACCTGCCAGAGAAATACATGATGAACAGCGTCCTGGAGAACTTCACCGTCCTGCAG GTGGTCACCAGCCGGGACTCCCAGGAGACCCTGCTCGTCATTGCTTTCGTCTTTGAAGTCTCCACCAGCGAGCACGGAGCCCAGCACCACGTCTACAAACTCGTCAAAGACTAG
- the TEAD3 gene encoding transcriptional enhancer factor TEF-5 isoform X2 — translation MYGRNELIARYIKLRTGKTRTRKQVSSHIQVLARKKVREYQVGIKAMNLDQVSKDKALQSMASMSSAQIVSASVLQNKFSPPSPLPQAVFSASSRFWSSPPLLGQQPGPSQDIKPFAQPTYPVQPPLPPTLSNYEPLAPLPSAAASVPVWQDRTIASSRLRLLEYSAFMEVQRDPDTYSKHLFVHIGQTNPAFSDPPLEAVDVRQIYDKFPEKKGGLKELYEKGPPNAFFLVKFWADLNSTIQEGPGAFYGVSSQYSSADSMTISVSTKVCSFGKQVVEKVETEYARLENGRFVYRIHRSPMCEYMINFIHKLKHLPEKYMMNSVLENFTVLQVVTSRDSQETLLVIAFVFEVSTSEHGAQHHVYKLVKD, via the exons ATGTATG GTCGAAATGAGTTGATCGCACGCTATATTAAATTGAGGACGGGAAAGACTAGGACGAGAAAACAG GTGTCCAGCCACATACAGGTTCTAGCTCGGAAGAAGGTGCGGGAGTACCAGGTTGGCATCAAG GCCATGAACCTG GACCAGGTCTCCAAGGACAAAGCCCTCCAGAGCATGGCGTCCATGTCCTCTGCCCAGATCGTCTCTGCCAGCGTCCTACAGAACAAGTTcagcccaccctctcctctgcccCAGGCCGTCTTCTCGGCTTCCTCACGG TTTTGGAGCAGCCCCCCTCTCCTGGGACAGCAGCCTGGACCCTCTCAGGA CATCAAGCCCTTTGCACAGCCAACTTACCCTGTCCAGCCGCCCCTGCCGCCAACGCTCAGCA ATTACGAGCCCCTGGCCCCGCTCCCCTCAGCTGCTGCCTCTGTGCCCGTGTGGCAGGACCGCACCATCGCCTCCTCCCGGCTGCGGCTCCTCGAATATTCCGCCTTCATGGAGGTGCAGCGAGACCCTGACACG TACAGCAAACACCTGTTTGTGCACATCGGCCAGACGAACCCCGCCTTCTCAGACCCGCCCCTGGAGGCAGTGGATGTGCGTCAGATATACGACAAGTTCCCCGAGAAGAAGGGTGGCCTGAAGGAGCTCTATGAGAAGGGGCCCCCCAACGCCTTCTTCCTCGTCAAGTTCTGG GCCGACCTCAACAGCACCATCCAGGAGGGCCCAGGCGCCTTCTATGGGGTCAGCTCCCAGTACAGCTCGGCTGATAGCATGACCATCAGCGTCTCCACCAAGGTGTGCTCCTTTGGCAAGCAGGTAGTGGAGAAGGTAGAG ACTGAGTATGCCAGGCTGGAAAACGGGCGCTTTGTGTACCGCATCCACCGCTCGCCCATGTGTGAGTACATGATCAACTTTATCCACAAGCTCAAGCACCTGCCAGAGAAATACATGATGAACAGCGTCCTGGAGAACTTCACCGTCCTGCAG GTGGTCACCAGCCGGGACTCCCAGGAGACCCTGCTCGTCATTGCTTTCGTCTTTGAAGTCTCCACCAGCGAGCACGGAGCCCAGCACCACGTCTACAAACTCGTCAAAGACTAG
- the TEAD3 gene encoding transcriptional enhancer factor TEF-5 isoform X3 produces MYGRNELIARYIKLRTGKTRTRKQVSSHLQVLARRKSREIQSKLKAMNLDQVSKDKALQSMASMSSAQIVSASVLQNKFSPPSPLPQAVFSASSRFWSSPPLLGQQPGPSQDIKPFAQPTYPVQPPLPPTLSNYEPLAPLPSAAASVPVWQDRTIASSRLRLLEYSAFMEVQRDPDTYSKHLFVHIGQTNPAFSDPPLEAVDVRQIYDKFPEKKGGLKELYEKGPPNAFFLVKFWADLNSTIQEGPGAFYGVSSQYSSADSMTISVSTKVCSFGKQVVEKVETEYARLENGRFVYRIHRSPMCEYMINFIHKLKHLPEKYMMNSVLENFTVLQVVTSRDSQETLLVIAFVFEVSTSEHGAQHHVYKLVKD; encoded by the exons ATGTATG GTCGAAATGAGTTGATCGCACGCTATATTAAATTGAGGACGGGAAAGACTAGGACGAGAAAACAG GTCTCTAGCCACTTGCAGGTTCTAGCCAGGCGGAAGTCTCGGGAGATTCAGTCCAAGCTGAAG GCCATGAACCTG GACCAGGTCTCCAAGGACAAAGCCCTCCAGAGCATGGCGTCCATGTCCTCTGCCCAGATCGTCTCTGCCAGCGTCCTACAGAACAAGTTcagcccaccctctcctctgcccCAGGCCGTCTTCTCGGCTTCCTCACGG TTTTGGAGCAGCCCCCCTCTCCTGGGACAGCAGCCTGGACCCTCTCAGGA CATCAAGCCCTTTGCACAGCCAACTTACCCTGTCCAGCCGCCCCTGCCGCCAACGCTCAGCA ATTACGAGCCCCTGGCCCCGCTCCCCTCAGCTGCTGCCTCTGTGCCCGTGTGGCAGGACCGCACCATCGCCTCCTCCCGGCTGCGGCTCCTCGAATATTCCGCCTTCATGGAGGTGCAGCGAGACCCTGACACG TACAGCAAACACCTGTTTGTGCACATCGGCCAGACGAACCCCGCCTTCTCAGACCCGCCCCTGGAGGCAGTGGATGTGCGTCAGATATACGACAAGTTCCCCGAGAAGAAGGGTGGCCTGAAGGAGCTCTATGAGAAGGGGCCCCCCAACGCCTTCTTCCTCGTCAAGTTCTGG GCCGACCTCAACAGCACCATCCAGGAGGGCCCAGGCGCCTTCTATGGGGTCAGCTCCCAGTACAGCTCGGCTGATAGCATGACCATCAGCGTCTCCACCAAGGTGTGCTCCTTTGGCAAGCAGGTAGTGGAGAAGGTAGAG ACTGAGTATGCCAGGCTGGAAAACGGGCGCTTTGTGTACCGCATCCACCGCTCGCCCATGTGTGAGTACATGATCAACTTTATCCACAAGCTCAAGCACCTGCCAGAGAAATACATGATGAACAGCGTCCTGGAGAACTTCACCGTCCTGCAG GTGGTCACCAGCCGGGACTCCCAGGAGACCCTGCTCGTCATTGCTTTCGTCTTTGAAGTCTCCACCAGCGAGCACGGAGCCCAGCACCACGTCTACAAACTCGTCAAAGACTAG